One genomic segment of Chroogloeocystis siderophila 5.2 s.c.1 includes these proteins:
- a CDS encoding EcsC family protein, producing MEDKSQQPSPVSDTSDVEVTILPPKTENKDPNAPTQPNTTDNSPSFFDFFAKTVGDVTVAVATTAAQTGLSLAQTAVEVGEAAAKQTHDLIAQATQTAGEAVNFVGDNWIVQRFSRVLNLQWLVGATDNVDLEKATEEVRKIQQQYPNESPSEIAHRIMVEKATYAGGIGLASSILPGAALALLAVDLAATTRLQAEMVYQIAAAYGLDLKDPARKGEVLAIFGLALGGGRLLRTAGLGLLRNIPFAGAMIGSSSNAAIMYSVGYAACRFYEAKLNQNTSIDSEETLAEITKQSDRYAETAIAQEAIMDQVLVHMILASHPEKSWEEILPELTNLNFSESSLESIGNNIKSPQPLDTLLDQLNRDFAIPLLAQCYRIVQKDRIITPEAARIMEAIANKFDLDLNSIQAKVESQG from the coding sequence ATGGAAGATAAATCTCAACAGCCGTCACCGGTGTCTGATACATCAGATGTTGAAGTGACGATTCTCCCGCCAAAAACCGAAAACAAAGATCCGAATGCACCTACACAACCAAATACCACGGACAATTCACCATCTTTCTTTGATTTCTTTGCCAAAACCGTTGGTGATGTCACAGTAGCAGTTGCCACTACCGCAGCCCAGACAGGGTTATCGCTAGCACAAACTGCTGTAGAAGTCGGTGAAGCCGCCGCGAAACAAACGCACGATCTCATTGCGCAAGCAACGCAGACTGCGGGCGAAGCGGTTAACTTTGTTGGCGATAATTGGATAGTACAGCGCTTTTCGCGCGTGCTTAATCTGCAATGGTTAGTCGGTGCAACCGATAATGTCGATCTTGAAAAAGCAACCGAGGAAGTTAGAAAGATACAACAACAGTATCCTAATGAGTCACCTAGCGAAATTGCACATCGGATTATGGTGGAAAAGGCAACGTATGCAGGTGGCATAGGTTTAGCAAGTAGTATCTTACCAGGGGCAGCTTTAGCACTGCTTGCGGTTGATTTAGCTGCAACGACACGCCTGCAAGCAGAAATGGTTTATCAAATTGCAGCGGCGTATGGACTCGATTTAAAAGATCCCGCGCGCAAAGGTGAAGTGCTGGCGATTTTTGGCTTAGCTTTAGGTGGTGGACGTTTGTTGCGTACCGCAGGTTTGGGCTTACTGCGGAATATTCCCTTTGCTGGGGCAATGATTGGCTCAAGTTCTAATGCGGCGATTATGTATTCTGTAGGATACGCAGCTTGTCGCTTTTATGAAGCGAAGTTAAATCAAAATACTTCGATTGATTCGGAGGAAACACTTGCAGAAATTACAAAACAAAGCGATCGCTATGCTGAAACGGCGATCGCCCAAGAAGCGATTATGGATCAAGTTTTAGTACACATGATCCTTGCAAGTCATCCTGAAAAATCGTGGGAAGAGATTCTCCCTGAATTAACAAATCTCAATTTCAGCGAGTCTTCGTTAGAAAGCATCGGCAATAATATTAAATCACCGCAACCATTAGATACACTTCTCGATCAACTCAACCGTGATTTTGCGATTCCTTTACTAGCACAGTGTTATCGAATTGTGCAAAAAGACCGTATCATTACACCTGAAGCTGCACGCATTATGGAAGCGATCGCCAATAAGTTCGATCTTGACTTAAACTCAATTCAGGCAAAGGTAGAGTCTCAAGGTTAG
- a CDS encoding ABC transporter permease: MTTQTGITRLIVSPQRFLNRWFGKYDFSFVFWIGFILILLLLIGLPSYWLVLRSLMQVNESGFTLSNYIEVLTNPRFRQAALNSLILATGTGVLSILIGVPLAWATTRTNMPLRGLIRILLLGAFSMPTFLGGIAWILLAAPTSGWLNRVFVELTGTEKGPLDVYTMLGAIFVVGIYSFQYVFLMVSSALEFVSSELEDAATVLGAGTLATTFRITLPLVLPAIISGFILSFLEAIALFGSPTLILIPARINIVTTEIWQQFQYPSNVELASAFSICLVVLTAALLLLQRRLLARKGYTTLTGKAGRKRLIDLGYWKWIFLAFCLLVATLSLFLPVYVLLRTALSKSWGRPLDASNLTLAWFEDVLFKQPFTSVAIQNTLVYAAGAATFAMLVGIAIAYIVNRKLVRFYQVLGFLPMLPLAIPGIVIAVGIFSAYSRPPLVM; this comes from the coding sequence TTGACTACTCAAACTGGTATCACAAGACTCATTGTTAGCCCGCAGCGATTCTTAAATCGTTGGTTTGGGAAATATGACTTTTCTTTCGTTTTCTGGATTGGTTTTATTCTGATTTTGCTATTGTTGATTGGTTTACCAAGCTATTGGTTAGTCTTGCGTAGCTTAATGCAAGTCAATGAAAGTGGATTTACTCTCAGCAATTATATTGAAGTTTTGACAAACCCACGCTTTCGCCAAGCGGCACTCAACTCATTGATACTAGCAACAGGAACAGGAGTTTTAAGTATTTTAATTGGGGTTCCTCTCGCTTGGGCGACGACTCGGACAAATATGCCGTTACGAGGACTCATACGGATTTTATTGCTAGGGGCATTTTCGATGCCTACCTTTTTGGGTGGAATTGCATGGATTCTGCTTGCTGCTCCGACATCAGGTTGGCTCAATCGGGTTTTTGTAGAGTTGACTGGGACAGAAAAAGGACCGCTCGATGTTTATACAATGTTGGGTGCAATCTTTGTGGTGGGAATCTACAGCTTTCAATATGTGTTTTTGATGGTGAGTTCGGCACTAGAGTTTGTCTCCTCAGAATTAGAGGATGCGGCGACAGTCCTAGGAGCAGGCACATTGGCAACAACATTTCGTATCACTTTACCACTCGTATTACCGGCGATTATTTCTGGCTTCATTTTGTCCTTTTTAGAAGCGATCGCGCTTTTTGGTTCTCCTACCTTAATACTGATTCCCGCGCGAATTAATATTGTGACAACTGAAATCTGGCAGCAGTTTCAGTATCCTTCTAACGTTGAACTAGCTTCGGCTTTTTCGATATGTTTGGTCGTTCTTACCGCAGCATTGCTGTTACTGCAACGTCGTCTGCTAGCGCGCAAGGGCTACACGACGCTAACGGGAAAAGCTGGACGAAAACGCCTTATTGATTTGGGATACTGGAAATGGATTTTTCTAGCTTTCTGCTTACTTGTTGCGACGCTATCACTGTTTTTGCCAGTTTACGTCCTATTGCGTACAGCACTATCAAAGTCTTGGGGACGTCCGCTAGATGCTTCTAACTTGACACTTGCATGGTTTGAAGACGTATTGTTCAAGCAACCTTTTACTTCAGTTGCAATTCAAAATACTCTTGTCTATGCTGCTGGTGCCGCGACGTTTGCGATGTTAGTTGGCATTGCGATCGCTTACATCGTTAATCGCAAGTTGGTACGGTTTTATCAGGTATTAGGCTTTCTTCCCATGCTACCCTTAGCAATTCCAGGCATTGTGATTGCTGTGGGAATTTTTTCGGCTTACTCGCGTCCACCTCTTGTAATGTAA
- a CDS encoding ABC transporter substrate-binding protein has translation MNRISRRRFIAVAGTSSVSLIALKGCTANTENQSASLVTEQSPISPSDEKALYEAAKKEGKLVLYTVFFTQEIVNEIGTAFTAKYPGITFEGTRNAAATLFQKINQEIQAGLRVTDVFGTTDISQMMQLKEQGRLLQYEPLGKANIPEPYRNLDPDNFYQVGALIPIVIAYNAQKISAANVPRSWKDLLQGQYREQIATGSGAASGQVGTWAIAMQQKYGWDEYIVRFNQLNPKLGRSINDVIPVLVSGERAIGIATLGQTLTRKAQGDPLEVVYPTDGAVVVVGPISILHDAPHPNAAKLFMNFLMTKEYSELIAKYYEQPLIAGVSIPGAKTLKDMQPIVPTAAEIQRDIPEVIRKWRNEFGA, from the coding sequence ATGAATAGAATTTCTCGACGTAGATTTATTGCTGTTGCTGGAACATCATCGGTAAGTTTAATTGCATTAAAGGGATGTACAGCTAATACGGAGAACCAATCTGCTTCGCTTGTTACAGAACAATCTCCCATATCACCTAGCGATGAGAAAGCTTTGTATGAAGCGGCTAAAAAGGAAGGAAAGCTTGTTCTATATACTGTTTTCTTTACTCAAGAGATAGTTAATGAAATTGGCACGGCGTTTACTGCTAAATATCCAGGAATTACTTTTGAGGGAACTCGTAATGCGGCTGCTACTTTGTTTCAAAAAATTAACCAAGAAATACAAGCTGGTTTGAGAGTGACGGATGTTTTTGGAACGACTGACATTAGTCAAATGATGCAGCTTAAAGAGCAAGGAAGACTTTTACAATACGAACCATTAGGTAAAGCAAATATTCCAGAACCGTATCGCAATCTCGATCCTGATAACTTCTATCAAGTGGGTGCTTTGATTCCGATTGTGATTGCCTACAACGCCCAAAAGATATCAGCAGCAAATGTTCCTAGAAGTTGGAAAGATTTACTACAAGGGCAATATAGAGAGCAAATTGCTACAGGAAGCGGTGCAGCAAGTGGACAAGTAGGAACTTGGGCGATCGCAATGCAGCAAAAGTACGGTTGGGATGAATATATTGTTAGATTTAATCAACTTAATCCTAAGCTAGGGCGCTCGATTAACGACGTTATTCCGGTGCTAGTATCTGGCGAACGCGCAATTGGTATTGCAACGCTAGGGCAAACATTAACGCGTAAAGCGCAAGGCGATCCGCTAGAAGTCGTTTACCCTACTGATGGTGCAGTTGTCGTCGTGGGTCCAATTAGCATATTGCATGATGCGCCGCATCCTAATGCTGCCAAGCTATTTATGAATTTCTTGATGACAAAAGAATATTCCGAGCTAATTGCTAAGTATTACGAACAACCGCTCATAGCTGGTGTTTCTATTCCTGGTGCAAAAACACTCAAAGATATGCAACCAATAGTGCCAACGGCAGCAGAAATTCAACGCGATATCCCTGAAGTTATCAGGAAATGGCGTAATGAGTTTGGCGCTTGA
- a CDS encoding glycoside hydrolase family 57 protein: MAIGYVALVLHAHLPFVRHPESDYVLEEEWLYEAITETYIPLLQVFEGLKQDGIDFKITMSMTPPLVSMLQDPLLQERYDQHLAKLEELAELEVEHNKHNGHIRYLAEHYATEFNNARNLWERYKGDLVTAFKQFQDTNNLEIITCGATHGYLPLMKMYPQAVWAQIQVACEHYEQTFGCAPRGIWLPECAYYEGLERMLADAGLRYFLTDGHGILYARPRPRFGSYAPIFTETGVAAFGRDHESSQQVWSSEVGYPGAAEYREFYKDLGWEADYEYIKPYIMPNGQRKNTGIKYHKITGRGLGLSDKALYDPYWAREKAAEHAGNFVYNRERQVEHLYEIMQRSPIIVSPYDAELFGHWWYEGPWFIDYLFRKSWYDQKTYQMTHLADYLRVNPTQQICKPSQSSWGYKGFHEYWLNETNAWIYPHLHKATERMIELSRREPADELEWRALNQAAREVLLAQSSDWAFIMRTGTMVPYAVRRTRSHLMRFNKLYEDVNIGKIDSGWLEKVESMDNIFPKINYRVYRPL, encoded by the coding sequence ATGGCTATTGGCTACGTTGCCCTTGTCCTCCACGCTCATCTCCCGTTTGTTCGTCATCCCGAAAGCGATTACGTACTTGAAGAAGAGTGGCTTTATGAAGCCATCACAGAAACATACATTCCTCTATTGCAAGTCTTTGAAGGACTTAAGCAAGACGGGATCGACTTCAAAATTACGATGAGTATGACACCGCCGTTGGTGTCAATGCTGCAAGATCCGCTGTTGCAAGAACGCTACGATCAGCATTTAGCCAAGCTAGAGGAATTAGCAGAACTCGAAGTCGAACACAATAAGCACAACGGACACATTCGCTATCTTGCTGAACACTACGCCACAGAATTCAATAACGCCCGCAATCTCTGGGAACGGTACAAAGGCGATCTCGTCACCGCATTTAAGCAATTTCAAGACACCAATAACTTAGAAATTATTACCTGTGGTGCAACGCATGGCTATTTGCCGTTGATGAAGATGTATCCTCAAGCTGTGTGGGCGCAAATTCAAGTTGCTTGCGAACACTACGAACAAACTTTTGGTTGTGCGCCTAGAGGCATATGGCTACCCGAATGTGCGTATTATGAAGGTTTAGAGCGAATGCTTGCGGATGCAGGCTTGCGTTACTTCTTGACAGATGGACACGGGATATTGTACGCGCGTCCGCGTCCTCGTTTTGGCAGTTACGCACCTATATTTACCGAAACGGGTGTTGCGGCGTTTGGACGCGATCACGAATCTTCGCAGCAAGTTTGGTCATCAGAAGTCGGTTATCCTGGTGCAGCAGAGTACCGCGAGTTTTATAAAGACTTGGGATGGGAGGCTGATTACGAATATATCAAGCCCTACATCATGCCCAATGGACAGCGGAAAAACACGGGTATTAAATATCATAAAATTACTGGACGCGGTTTAGGACTATCTGATAAAGCACTTTACGATCCTTACTGGGCGCGGGAAAAAGCCGCAGAACACGCGGGTAATTTTGTGTATAACCGCGAACGCCAAGTCGAGCATTTGTATGAAATAATGCAGCGATCGCCGATCATTGTTTCTCCCTATGATGCAGAATTATTCGGTCACTGGTGGTATGAAGGTCCGTGGTTTATCGATTACTTATTCCGTAAATCGTGGTACGATCAAAAGACGTATCAGATGACGCATTTAGCAGATTACTTACGCGTCAACCCCACACAGCAAATCTGCAAGCCTTCGCAATCGAGTTGGGGTTATAAAGGATTCCACGAATATTGGTTAAATGAAACAAACGCCTGGATTTACCCGCATTTGCACAAAGCCACTGAACGCATGATCGAATTATCGCGGCGCGAACCCGCAGATGAATTAGAATGGCGGGCGCTAAACCAAGCTGCAAGAGAAGTCTTGTTAGCGCAATCCTCAGATTGGGCGTTTATTATGCGTACAGGAACGATGGTACCTTATGCGGTGCGCCGAACGCGATCGCACTTGATGCGGTTCAATAAACTCTACGAAGATGTCAACATCGGTAAAATCGATAGCGGTTGGCTAGAAAAAGTTGAGTCGATGGATAATATTTTCCCCAAAATCAACTATCGCGTTTATCGTCCGCTTTAA
- a CDS encoding ABC transporter permease subunit codes for MIVAFTTRFLPIAFSNAGNIFTSINPELELAARNLGATQATTVHKITVPLVQRGLISGWLLVFILSVRELSCAILLYTNNTQVISTALFQLVTEGSYERVAALGIVMLAIIFTTIGIAYKFLGRDFMLEKG; via the coding sequence TTGATTGTTGCTTTTACAACGCGATTTTTACCGATCGCTTTTTCTAATGCTGGTAACATTTTCACGAGCATCAATCCTGAGTTGGAACTCGCGGCGCGTAACCTGGGCGCAACGCAGGCAACAACAGTCCACAAAATTACTGTGCCTTTAGTACAGCGCGGCTTAATCAGCGGCTGGCTGCTTGTATTTATCTTGTCGGTACGCGAACTAAGTTGTGCGATTTTACTCTATACGAATAACACGCAAGTCATTTCCACTGCCCTGTTTCAATTGGTAACAGAAGGCAGCTACGAACGCGTAGCCGCATTAGGAATCGTGATGCTAGCAATTATCTTCACCACAATTGGTATTGCTTACAAGTTCCTAGGACGCGATTTCATGCTGGAAAAAGGCTAA
- a CDS encoding ABC transporter ATP-binding protein: protein MASITIDNLTKYFQNSCAVDHINLNVADGELIALLGPSGCGKTTTLRMLAGFVFPDEGRIFVGDRIVSSPQKTVPPEKRNMSMIFQSYAIWPHKTVFENVAFGLELRHVGREQLRSRVNRALEIVHLSRFANRYPAELSGGQQQRVALARAIVVEPQILLLDEPLSNLDASLRDEMRNEIRNLHDQLGLTTVYVTHDQGEALVLADRIVVMYEGTIQQVGTPEEIYESPATEFVARFIGRCNVLPGTLLASGQVDVGGVFITAKNNAPGVYPGDAVALSVRPHSIIMDSVYCPTDNPEMNCFSAWVEHHNYYGEFRDYTVRLDNSDIVLSVVTSPHVRHQIGEQMYLAIPAECCRVVPQSATTTQVAEVIATAAAVS from the coding sequence ATGGCAAGCATTACAATCGACAATTTAACCAAATACTTTCAGAATAGCTGCGCAGTTGACCACATTAATTTGAATGTAGCCGATGGCGAATTGATTGCTTTGTTGGGTCCTTCGGGGTGTGGTAAAACGACGACATTGCGAATGCTAGCGGGTTTTGTATTTCCCGATGAGGGACGAATTTTTGTAGGCGATCGCATCGTTTCTTCTCCCCAAAAAACTGTACCGCCAGAGAAGCGCAATATGTCAATGATTTTTCAAAGTTACGCGATTTGGCCGCATAAAACAGTGTTTGAAAATGTAGCATTTGGATTAGAGTTGCGCCATGTAGGACGCGAACAGCTGCGATCGCGGGTGAATCGAGCCTTGGAAATTGTACACTTAAGCAGATTTGCCAATCGTTACCCTGCGGAACTATCCGGAGGACAGCAGCAGCGAGTCGCGCTAGCGCGGGCGATCGTTGTGGAACCACAGATTTTGCTGTTAGATGAACCACTGTCTAACTTAGATGCCAGCTTGCGTGATGAAATGCGCAATGAAATTCGCAATCTCCATGATCAACTAGGATTGACAACAGTATACGTCACGCACGATCAAGGAGAAGCACTGGTGCTTGCCGACCGAATTGTTGTGATGTATGAAGGTACTATTCAACAAGTAGGCACTCCCGAAGAAATTTATGAAAGTCCAGCAACCGAGTTTGTAGCGCGGTTTATTGGACGTTGTAACGTGCTTCCTGGTACTTTGTTAGCTTCGGGACAAGTAGATGTGGGCGGAGTATTCATTACAGCAAAAAATAATGCTCCAGGCGTTTATCCTGGTGATGCAGTCGCATTAAGTGTACGTCCGCACTCGATTATCATGGACTCGGTTTATTGCCCAACCGATAATCCTGAAATGAACTGTTTTAGTGCTTGGGTAGAACACCACAACTATTATGGAGAATTTCGTGACTATACTGTGCGTCTAGATAACAGCGATATTGTTTTGAGTGTGGTAACTTCTCCTCATGTTCGTCACCAAATTGGCGAACAGATGTATCTAGCAATTCCTGCTGAATGCTGTCGTGTGGTTCCTCAAAGTGCTACTACCACTCAAGTAGCAGAAGTGATCGCCACAGCAGCGGCTGTATCTTGA
- a CDS encoding acyl--CoA ligase, whose amino-acid sequence MTSLTHKPATLLDLLNGEDDRPAIVAPDKPSLTYRQLRRQIVELAAQLNRLGIKRGSRIAIAMPNSPEMILTYLAAATCGTAAPLNPKYKQEEFTFYYEDTQAIALIVLDDGIAAAQAAVTPQMMLIQATPNSDGTLSLHKIQGKEYPPQTIEQAEAEDVAMILHTSGTTSRPKRVPIKHRHLAASARNIIGTYNLSASDRALCIMPLFHVHGIVASMLSTLASGGTVICPNGFNAMEFWRIFSEFQPTWYSAVPTMHQLLLARAERNQEAIAKSRLRFIRSSSSSLPPVVLERLEATFHVPVLEAYSMTEASHQMTSNPLPPNLRKAGSVGYGFGVEVGIMDEAGNLLEKGQLGEVVVKGANVVDGYENNPEANAQAFTQGWFRTGDQGVFDPDGYLSLTGRIKELINRGGEKISPLEVDNVLLRHAAVAEALTFAVPHKTLGEDIHAAVVLKDSSVSEQELRKHCSELLAEFKVPRQLHILEELPRGATGKLQRLNMAKLLKIGE is encoded by the coding sequence ATGACTTCACTGACTCACAAACCAGCAACACTACTCGATCTACTAAACGGAGAAGACGATCGCCCAGCTATTGTTGCACCGGATAAACCAAGTTTGACTTACAGGCAACTACGTCGCCAAATTGTTGAACTCGCAGCGCAGTTGAATCGCTTGGGAATTAAACGCGGATCGCGAATTGCGATCGCCATGCCAAATAGTCCAGAAATGATTTTAACTTACCTGGCGGCGGCAACGTGCGGTACAGCTGCGCCACTCAATCCTAAATACAAACAAGAAGAATTTACGTTTTATTACGAAGATACGCAAGCGATCGCGCTTATTGTTCTTGATGACGGAATTGCGGCGGCGCAAGCGGCGGTAACTCCACAAATGATGCTCATTCAAGCGACGCCAAATTCTGATGGTACTTTGTCTTTACACAAGATTCAGGGGAAAGAATATCCACCGCAAACGATTGAACAAGCTGAAGCAGAAGATGTCGCAATGATTCTGCATACGAGTGGTACGACGAGTCGCCCGAAGCGCGTACCTATTAAACATCGTCATTTGGCGGCTTCGGCACGAAATATTATTGGCACGTATAACTTGAGTGCGAGCGATCGCGCTTTATGTATTATGCCGCTATTTCACGTTCATGGAATTGTCGCCTCGATGTTATCAACTTTAGCTTCAGGGGGAACTGTCATTTGCCCCAATGGGTTCAATGCGATGGAGTTTTGGCGGATTTTTAGCGAGTTTCAACCGACGTGGTACTCAGCAGTACCGACAATGCATCAACTACTACTCGCCCGCGCTGAACGCAATCAGGAGGCGATCGCTAAAAGTCGTTTACGCTTTATTCGTTCGAGTAGTTCCTCGCTACCCCCAGTGGTGTTAGAACGCCTTGAAGCGACGTTTCATGTTCCGGTACTAGAAGCATATAGTATGACCGAGGCATCGCACCAAATGACTTCTAATCCCTTACCTCCTAATCTGCGCAAAGCTGGTAGTGTCGGGTACGGGTTCGGCGTGGAAGTCGGAATCATGGATGAAGCCGGTAATTTATTAGAAAAGGGACAGTTAGGCGAGGTTGTGGTTAAGGGTGCTAATGTTGTGGATGGTTACGAAAATAATCCTGAAGCCAATGCGCAAGCGTTTACTCAGGGTTGGTTTCGTACTGGCGATCAAGGCGTATTCGATCCTGATGGCTACCTTTCTCTAACAGGGCGTATCAAAGAGTTGATTAACCGAGGTGGAGAAAAAATTTCTCCTCTAGAAGTTGATAATGTTTTACTGCGTCATGCGGCGGTTGCAGAAGCACTGACGTTTGCTGTTCCCCACAAAACTTTAGGCGAAGATATCCACGCAGCAGTGGTCTTAAAAGATAGTAGTGTCAGCGAACAGGAATTACGCAAACATTGCTCAGAACTGCTTGCAGAATTTAAAGTTCCCCGTCAATTGCATATTCTGGAGGAGTTACCTAGAGGCGCAACAGGTAAATTGCAACGGTTGAATATGGCAAAGTTGCTGAAGATTGGGGAATAA
- a CDS encoding 2-dehydropantoate 2-reductase, with protein MKICIVGAGAIGGYIGAKLAQAGEQVTLIARGAHLQAIQQQGLTLRNADGTEELIKDVVATQDISTAGTQDVVILALKAQSMPGVAPSLSALYDTETIVVTAQNGIPWWYFRKLESPYADYQIQSVDPQGIIEANIPVDRVIGCVVYPAAELVAPGIVQHIEGDRFSLGELDGAKTPRIQQLSQSFRQAGIKAPVRNQIRNELWVKLWGNLAFNPISALTRCTLEEICQYPLTRELAKNMMLEAQAIAEKLGVEFGISLEQRIEGAEKVGAHKTSMLQDIEAHRPTEVDAIVGAVAELGKLTKTPTPYIDAIYASVKLLEKTLTC; from the coding sequence ATGAAGATTTGTATTGTTGGTGCAGGTGCGATCGGGGGATACATTGGGGCTAAATTGGCGCAGGCTGGCGAACAAGTGACGTTAATTGCGCGCGGCGCGCATCTGCAAGCAATTCAACAACAAGGCTTAACGCTACGCAATGCAGATGGTACAGAAGAGTTGATTAAAGATGTCGTTGCGACGCAGGACATTTCGACTGCGGGTACGCAAGATGTCGTCATTTTGGCATTGAAAGCACAGAGTATGCCAGGTGTTGCGCCTAGTTTATCGGCATTATACGATACTGAAACAATCGTCGTGACTGCGCAGAATGGCATTCCTTGGTGGTATTTTCGTAAGTTAGAGAGTCCTTACGCTGATTATCAAATTCAGTCAGTCGATCCGCAGGGAATTATAGAAGCAAACATTCCTGTTGATCGCGTGATTGGCTGTGTTGTGTATCCTGCTGCTGAACTTGTCGCGCCTGGAATTGTGCAACACATCGAGGGCGATCGCTTTTCATTAGGCGAACTTGATGGCGCTAAAACTCCCCGCATTCAACAACTTTCACAAAGCTTCCGTCAAGCAGGAATCAAAGCGCCTGTACGCAACCAAATCCGTAATGAGTTGTGGGTGAAGTTATGGGGAAATTTAGCGTTTAACCCGATTAGTGCGTTGACGAGATGCACACTAGAAGAAATTTGTCAATATCCTTTGACGCGCGAACTAGCAAAAAATATGATGCTCGAAGCGCAGGCGATCGCCGAGAAACTGGGTGTAGAGTTTGGCATTTCGCTAGAGCAACGCATCGAAGGCGCAGAAAAAGTAGGCGCGCACAAAACGTCCATGCTACAAGACATTGAAGCACACCGTCCAACCGAAGTTGATGCCATTGTGGGTGCAGTTGCCGAACTTGGAAAATTAACGAAAACTCCAACTCCCTATATTGACGCCATTTACGCGAGTGTCAAGTTACTTGAAAAAACTCTAACCTGCTAA
- a CDS encoding gamma-glutamyltransferase family protein encodes MAFDLTQYPYAASRRVILGKNYAASTSQPLATLAAMEMFWAGGNAVDAALAMAITLTVVEPTSNGIGSDAFALVWDGKLHGLNASGKSPRNLKCDDLAQIPLVGWLTVTVPGAVSAWRSLWERWGKLPFEQLFAPAIRYAEQGFPVSPETARAWQAASHFLSLNTPEFQPFKQVFFPGDRAPRAGEIWGSIVHAQTLREIAKTGGESFYRGDLALKIANFAADTGGMLTQEDLAQHQPDWVQPISTNYRDLTVWEIPPNTQGIAALMALNILEGFELSRYPRESVQSYHLQIEAMKLAFADVHAHIGDLEFMQVTSDRLLEKTYAAQRRELISDHALFAQPDLLQGGTVYLAAADRDLMVSFIQSNYMGFGSGILVPETGIALQNRGSGFTLQTGHPNQIAPAKRPFHTIIPGFLTQDNKPLGAFGVMGGHMQPQGHLQVVVNLSDYDMNPQAALDAPRWQFTTGKTVLLEPTVPHSVALALGDRGHDIQIIAERRNFGKGQIILRQGETLIAASEPRADGIALAG; translated from the coding sequence ATGGCGTTCGACTTAACGCAATATCCTTATGCTGCATCGCGACGAGTGATTTTAGGGAAAAATTATGCCGCCAGTACCAGTCAACCATTAGCAACGCTAGCTGCTATGGAAATGTTTTGGGCTGGTGGTAATGCTGTCGATGCGGCGTTAGCAATGGCGATCACACTCACAGTCGTTGAACCAACTTCTAATGGCATTGGTTCGGATGCGTTTGCTTTAGTTTGGGATGGAAAATTACATGGATTGAATGCTTCTGGCAAAAGTCCGCGAAATCTCAAATGTGATGATTTAGCACAAATTCCGCTTGTGGGTTGGTTAACCGTCACCGTACCTGGGGCTGTTTCTGCGTGGCGATCGCTGTGGGAACGTTGGGGAAAATTACCGTTTGAGCAATTATTTGCCCCAGCTATTCGTTATGCTGAACAAGGGTTTCCGGTATCTCCCGAAACTGCCCGTGCATGGCAAGCTGCATCGCATTTTTTATCACTCAACACCCCAGAATTTCAACCGTTCAAACAAGTCTTTTTCCCAGGCGATCGCGCCCCGCGTGCAGGTGAAATATGGGGAAGTATAGTTCACGCGCAAACACTACGCGAAATTGCCAAAACTGGTGGAGAGAGTTTCTATCGTGGAGATTTAGCCCTGAAAATTGCAAATTTTGCTGCGGATACAGGAGGAATGCTAACACAAGAAGATTTGGCGCAGCATCAACCCGACTGGGTACAACCAATTTCGACAAATTATCGCGATTTAACCGTTTGGGAAATTCCCCCAAATACGCAAGGAATTGCCGCTTTAATGGCGTTGAATATTCTTGAAGGTTTTGAGTTATCGCGTTATCCGCGCGAGTCGGTGCAAAGCTATCATCTGCAAATTGAAGCTATGAAACTTGCGTTTGCGGATGTTCATGCGCACATTGGCGATCTTGAATTTATGCAAGTAACAAGCGATCGCTTATTAGAAAAAACTTACGCCGCGCAGCGAAGAGAGTTAATTAGCGACCACGCGCTATTTGCACAACCTGATTTACTTCAAGGAGGTACCGTTTATCTTGCAGCCGCTGATCGCGACTTGATGGTATCTTTCATCCAGTCAAACTACATGGGCTTTGGTAGCGGAATTCTCGTTCCAGAAACAGGCATTGCCCTGCAAAATCGCGGTTCAGGCTTCACGCTCCAAACCGGACACCCCAATCAAATTGCACCTGCAAAACGTCCTTTTCATACAATTATTCCAGGTTTCCTCACACAAGACAACAAGCCTTTAGGAGCATTCGGCGTGATGGGAGGACATATGCAACCGCAAGGACATCTGCAAGTTGTCGTTAACCTATCTGATTATGACATGAATCCGCAAGCAGCTTTAGACGCACCCCGCTGGCAATTTACGACAGGGAAAACAGTGTTACTCGAACCAACTGTACCGCATTCAGTTGCACTCGCATTGGGCGATCGCGGACATGACATTCAAATTATCGCCGAGCGGCGTAACTTTGGCAAAGGTCAAATCATCTTACGGCAAGGAGAAACCTTAATTGCGGCTTCTGAACCGCGTGCCGATGGTATTGCCTTAGCAGGTTAG